One stretch of Diabrotica undecimpunctata isolate CICGRU chromosome 5, icDiaUnde3, whole genome shotgun sequence DNA includes these proteins:
- the LOC140442425 gene encoding uncharacterized protein: MSVLLDFVLAHAKHDTRPYLSITILGNQFLALLDSGCSKTVIGSLGWERLKRVCTLKPSGQPKECTVANGVRCPILGSITIPIQLQDRVKIMEVMVVPSLPHTAILGIDFWISMNIVPDLYSGQWSFRTDNDLPLNHIMAIHSVERLSTTQKMHLDELIETTFRAMGSKIGCTDLVEHEIRTTAQPIKQRHYPLSPALQKHVNTELDKMLKEDIIEPSTYP; this comes from the coding sequence ATGTCCGTACTACTAGATTTTGTATTAGCTCATGCAAAGCATGACACTCGACCTTATTTGTCCATCACGATTTTAGGTAATCAATTTCTAGCTTTGTTGGACAGTGGATGTTCTAAGACAGTTATCGGTAGTCTTGGATGGGAACGACTCAAAAGAGTGTGTACACTGAAACCTTCGGGACAACCTAAGGAATGTACTGTCGCCAACGGTGTAAGGTGTCCTATTCTTGGTTCCATCACTATACCCATCCAACTACAAGATAGGGTGAAAATTATGGAAGTAATGGTGGTACCTAGCCTTCCACACACCGCTATCCTGGGCATAGATTTTTGGATTTCCATGAACATCGTTCCTGACTTATACTCCGGACAATGGTCTTTTAGGACAGACAATGATTTACCACTAAATCACATAATGGCCATCCATTCCGTCGAGCGTCTATCTACGACACAAAAGATGCATTTGGACGAATTGATCGAGACCACTTTCCGTGCAATGGGTAGTAAAATAGGATGTACTGATTTAGTCGAACATGAGATAAGAACCACTGCTCAACCTATAAAACAAAGACATTACCCTCTTTCACCGGCTTTGCAAAAACATGTGAATACTGAACTAGATAAGATGTTAAAAGAAGACATAATAGAACCATCGACTTACCCTTGA